In Crassostrea angulata isolate pt1a10 chromosome 6, ASM2561291v2, whole genome shotgun sequence, a genomic segment contains:
- the LOC128189723 gene encoding uncharacterized protein LOC128189723, with protein sequence MNMKTSVQQNILLWTFYISLVSVISFNSGCRRVPDLLCCYNEFQDPVTNSCKTCDPGSIGWNCQEKCVSGYYGDLCRQPCFCLAKDCDPVIGCPRTGSTVKSMLDTSTKHYGLHVKDPQRTISIREQQFFSLRYTENRRSNTLEIINTTRKRENSVTQTRTPRSSSDTSTPSQVSILVTKSTQSHVSYKTRYIKERISSKVTNLRQTTVKGKLPLIKTSPFHATGRQEPDLPISSIWPLLTLVVVALFLLVLGLVIIIILIAWYVLKVSRKDQLPKGVKLFPYRSSMAYNQMRTTLDRGYSSLRRFDPRTANGRRSGYMTTNSLEMAATSTV encoded by the exons ATGAACATGAAGACCAGCGTACAACAAAATATACTTTTATGGACGTTCTATATTTCGTTGGTATCagtcatttcttttaattctgGCTGCAGAAG AGTTCCAGACCTGCTTTGTTGCTACAATGAATTCCAAGATCCAGTCACCAATTCGTGCAAAA CATGCGACCCCGGAAGTATAGGGTGGAACTGTCAAGAAAAATGTGTCTCTGGTTACTACGGAGATCTGTGTCGACAACCATGTTTTTGCTTGGCAAAAGACTGTGACCCAGTGATTGGCTGTCCAAGAACAGGTTCCACAGTGAAATCAATGCTGGACACATCTACAAAACATTATG GTTTACATGTAAAAGACCCACAACGAACAATCAGTATTCGTGAACAGCAGTTCTTCAGTTTACGTTACACAGAAAATCGAAGATCGAACACTTTGGAAATAATCAATACTACCAG GAAAAGAGAAAATAGCGTAACACAAACAC GTACGCCAAGATCCAGCTCTGACACCAGTACACCTAGTCAGGTTTCGATTCTTGTTACAAAATCAACACAGTCTCATGTTTCATATAAAACCAG ATACATCAAAGAACGGATTTCTTCAAAAG TTACAAATCTTAGACAAACCACTGTGAAGGGAAAGCTCCCATTGATAAAAACGTCTCCATTTCACGCCACCG gtaGACAGGAGCCGGACCTCCCCATCAGTAGTATATGGCCGCTTCTAACATTGGTGGTAGTCGCTTTGTTTCTGTTGGTTCTTGGACTAGTAATTATCATCATACTGATAGC GTGGTACGTTTTGAAAGTTTCAAGAAAAGATCAACTCCCAAAAG GGGTAAAGCTGTTTCCATATAGGAGTTCCATGGCTTACAATCAGATGCGGACAACTCTGGATCGTGGATACTCGTCTCTAAGGAGATTTGACCCCCGAACAGCGAATGGGAGACGATCGGGATATATGACCACCAATAGCTTAGAAATGGCCGCGACCAGTACGGTGTAA